The DNA sequence AATTTCCGCCCCAGTGCCCGGGCAATCGAATGAGCCAGGGAAGTCTTACCTGTTCCCGGAGGGCCGACAAAGCAGAGAATCGGCCCCTGGGTGTCCGGCTTCAGCTTGCGGACGGCCAGATATTCTATAATGCGCCTTTTTGCCTTATCCAGACCGAAATGGTCCTCGTCAAGGATCCGGCGGGCCTGCTTGATGTCCTGATTGTCCTGGGTCATTTCATTCCAGGGGAGGGAGGTGATCCAGTCCAGATAGGTCGCAGCCACGGAATATTCCGCTGAAGAGGGATGCATGCGCGTCATTCTGTCCAGTTCCCGGAGGGCTTCCTTCCTGGCCTCTTCGGTAAGCTCTTTGGCATCGATCTTCTTCCGGTAGTCTTCGACTTCAACCCGGTTTTCATCGGACTCGCCCAGTTCGGTGCGGATGGCCTTCAACTGCTGCCGCAGGTAATACTCCCGCTGGCTTTTATCGATATCCTCCTGCACCTGTGACTGAATCTTGCTGCCCAGTTCCAGGATTTCCATCTGGTGGTTGACGATCTGCGTGATTTCCTTCAGGCGCTGCCGAACATCCAGGGTTTCGAGAATTTTCTGCTTTTCCTCGACCGAGGCGTTGACGATGGAAGCGATGATGTCGGCCATGGTCCCCGGCTCCTGAACGGACCTGGCCATGGTTGCAAATTCCTGGGGCAGAAAAGGGGAAAGCTTGACAACGCGCTCAAAAAGGGCGGCAAGATTGGCCATGAGGGCTTCTATTTCGAGATCCTTGATGAAGAGATCCTCTTCAATCTTTTCAATCCGTGCCTGGAGATGGGGGGCTCCTTCGATAAATTCTATAATCTGGAAGCGGCAGAGGCCTTGAACCATCAGTTGGGCCCTTTCCCCGGCCTGCCTGGCCATTTTCTTGATGGATACGCAGGTGCCGATGCGATGGAGATCTTCCGGCCGGCACAGCGGCCCTTCAGAGGTCAGCGCTTTCCTGGTTAAAACCAGTCCCATCAAGCGGTCCCTGGACATGGCTTCGTCGACCACCGAGATCAGGCGATCGCCCACAATTTCTATGGGAAACATCATCTTCGGGAAGGCCACGGTATGGTAAATAGGCATGATCGGGAGGATTTCCGGCAGCTTGACGAAATTGAGTTCATCGATGATCTTACTTTCCGGCATGGCAGTCTCCGTGGGTTGGCGGCTTAATCCATTTTATTCTTGATTATCGGCGATGCTGAAGCAGAATCCTGTGGACTTTGCCTGAAGGAAGCTTGCTCATGCGGATTTCCAAAAGTCCATCGGCATAAACCGCTTCCGCGGTGTTGGTGTCGATGGGAGAGGGCAGGATCAGGCGCCGTTCAAAATAGCCGGAGGGAATTTCTGCAAGATGATAACGGGCGTTTCCGATTCCGGAGCTGGTGGACCGCTTCCCATAGACCTTCACGGTTCGGCTGCTGATCTCCAGATGAAGATCCTCGCGTTTCACTCCCGCCATTTCCGCAAAAAGAACAATCCGGTCGGGCGAATCGTAAATATCTATCTGGGGCCGCCAGGCCTGCCGAGAGAATGCGTAACCCGAAGTGACCGTGGGAAACATATCAGAGAGCATTCTGTCATAGTCAAGGCCTGTTTCTTTGTGTTCATCATCCAGATGAATTTTGATGTAATTCATGCTCATCTCCTTTAAAGAGGAACCCGAATGAGGTTCGAGGAATGCAGGTCGGACGGACCGGAATCCTTGGCAAAGGAAAGCAAGAGACGTGGAAAAAGTGACAAGGCCTGTCAACGCCGCAACGGGATTGTAAATAGCACTGATTCGGGCGTTTTGTAAAGTTCCTTTCTTGACACGGTCCTTTCTCACAACCCCAGATAAGCCTGGCGGACCGCTTCGTTGTGGAGGAGCGTTTCCGCCGTCCCCTCCATCAGGATCTCGCCGTTTTCCAGGACATAGCCCCGGTGAGCCACCTGGAGGGCCATGTGGGCGTTCTGTTCCACGAGAAAGATGGTCGTTTCGTTTTCCGAATTGATCTTGCGGATGATCTGGAAGATGAGGCGGACGACAAGGGGGGCGAGACCCAGGGAAGGCTCATCGAGGAGGAGGAGCTTGGGCCGGGCCATGAGAGCTCGGGAAATGGCCAGCATCTGCTGCTCGCCGCCGCTCAGCGTCCCGCCGGGCTGATGGCGGCGCTCGGCGAGGATGGGGAACAGATCGAAGACGTAATCCAGGTCGTTGCGGATTCCCAGCCGGTCCCGG is a window from the Syntrophus gentianae genome containing:
- a CDS encoding Hsp20/alpha crystallin family protein, with translation MNYIKIHLDDEHKETGLDYDRMLSDMFPTVTSGYAFSRQAWRPQIDIYDSPDRIVLFAEMAGVKREDLHLEISSRTVKVYGKRSTSSGIGNARYHLAEIPSGYFERRLILPSPIDTNTAEAVYADGLLEIRMSKLPSGKVHRILLQHRR
- a CDS encoding ABC transporter ATP-binding protein — its product is MLELRQVETWYGNIQALKGISISVHPGEIITLIGANGAGKSTTLMSISGLVPPRRGEVLFEGKPIHDRTPDAIVALGICQVPEGRHIFPSLTVAENLDMGAFLRRDRLGIRNDLDYVFDLFPILAERRHQPGGTLSGGEQQMLAISRALMARPKLLLLDEPSLGLAPLVVRLIFQIIRKINSENETTIFLVEQNAHMALQVAHRGYVLENGEILMEGTAETLLHNEAVRQAYLGL